Proteins from one Pseudomonas grandcourensis genomic window:
- a CDS encoding AAA family ATPase, which yields MHVMVDTDAFPNEREAVQRLAPQPCTIRETGLTDSFLGELVCKHLHDAGVLDMSRLVDRLALTGAVLEEVLAFLRKDGRVEVLGQVSQTGGQMLRYGLTERGRSAARDALSRSGYIGAAPFPVSTYRSLIKLQTIHHGRINANDMRNALAGVVLTEGMLDQLGVAMNSGRAIMIYGPAGTGKTYVSSRLIRLFAEAIWVPHAIVINESVIEIYDPQVHQRLDDNAQQNNLMLNEGIDRRLLCCKRPIVITGGELTMEQLDVRYDPFTRQYQAALQLKASNGLFIIDDMGRQRMAPAELFNRWIVPMEEKRDFLNLGGGRHCELPFDLILVFSTNLNPLELADEAFLRRIGYKLQFGYLKPEEYEKIWRQESERLGISYDPLLLRYVLQRLYASEGMPLVPCHPRDLLNMALDRQRYMGGSGPLSPKELEWAWHNYFVQLNFL from the coding sequence ATGCACGTCATGGTTGATACTGATGCCTTCCCAAATGAGCGGGAAGCGGTGCAACGACTGGCTCCTCAGCCGTGCACAATCCGCGAAACCGGTCTGACCGACAGTTTTCTCGGCGAGTTGGTGTGCAAGCATTTGCACGACGCCGGCGTGCTAGACATGTCACGGCTGGTGGACCGCCTGGCGCTGACCGGCGCGGTACTTGAAGAGGTCCTGGCGTTTCTGCGCAAGGATGGTCGTGTCGAAGTGCTGGGCCAGGTGAGTCAAACGGGTGGGCAGATGCTGCGCTACGGCCTGACCGAACGTGGTCGCAGTGCCGCCCGCGATGCCCTGTCGCGCAGTGGCTATATCGGTGCGGCCCCCTTCCCGGTGAGCACCTACCGCTCCCTGATCAAGTTGCAGACCATTCACCATGGACGCATCAACGCCAACGATATGCGCAATGCCCTCGCGGGCGTAGTGCTAACGGAGGGGATGCTCGATCAGCTGGGTGTGGCAATGAACTCCGGGCGCGCAATCATGATTTATGGCCCCGCGGGTACCGGCAAGACTTATGTCAGCAGTCGGCTGATCCGTCTGTTCGCCGAGGCCATCTGGGTCCCTCATGCCATCGTCATCAACGAGTCGGTGATCGAGATCTATGACCCGCAGGTGCATCAGCGGCTCGATGATAACGCTCAACAGAACAATCTGATGCTCAACGAAGGCATCGACCGTCGACTGCTGTGCTGCAAACGCCCGATCGTCATCACGGGCGGCGAGTTGACCATGGAACAGCTGGACGTTCGCTATGACCCCTTCACCCGCCAATACCAGGCCGCCTTGCAGCTCAAGGCCAGCAATGGCCTGTTCATCATCGACGACATGGGGCGCCAGCGCATGGCGCCTGCCGAGCTGTTCAATCGCTGGATCGTCCCGATGGAGGAGAAACGCGATTTCCTCAACCTGGGTGGCGGTCGGCATTGCGAGCTGCCGTTCGATCTGATTCTGGTGTTTTCCACCAACCTCAATCCCCTGGAGCTGGCCGATGAGGCCTTCCTTCGCCGGATTGGCTACAAGCTGCAATTCGGTTACCTGAAGCCCGAGGAGTACGAAAAGATCTGGCGTCAGGAAAGCGAGCGTCTGGGTATTTCCTATGACCCGCTGCTGTTGCGTTATGTGCTGCAAAGGCTTTATGCAAGTGAAGGCATGCCCCTGGTGCCCTGCCACCCCCGTGATCTCCTGAACATGGCACTCGATCGCCAGCGCTATATGGGCGGTTCCGGACCACTGTCACCGAAAGAGTTGGAATGGGCCTGGCACAACTACTTCGTCCAGCTCAACTTTCTTTGA
- a CDS encoding prepilin peptidase — protein MSMELLVSTAVLLGLLGVAVVSDLLRHRIPNMLVLLGLALGLGAQMYSGGISGLGDSLLGILICFALFLPMYAFGGMAAGDVKLMAMVGSFLPFHFALWAAMFSLIAGGVCGFLIVLYRGQLFQTLGRYWLILRAQAYLAPTSDEVAGKPFPYSVAILLGTLGSIYWQLIASGLGV, from the coding sequence ATGTCCATGGAATTGCTGGTGTCGACAGCTGTACTGCTAGGACTGCTGGGCGTCGCGGTGGTGAGCGATCTGCTTCGCCACCGTATTCCCAACATGCTGGTCTTGTTGGGGCTTGCCCTGGGGCTGGGGGCTCAAATGTATTCGGGTGGCATCAGTGGATTGGGTGACAGCCTGTTGGGCATTCTGATCTGTTTTGCGCTGTTCCTGCCCATGTACGCCTTCGGTGGCATGGCCGCCGGTGACGTCAAGTTGATGGCCATGGTCGGCAGTTTTCTACCATTCCATTTCGCGTTGTGGGCTGCAATGTTCAGTTTGATAGCCGGCGGCGTGTGCGGTTTTTTGATAGTGCTGTATCGCGGTCAATTGTTTCAGACCCTGGGGCGTTATTGGTTGATTCTAAGGGCGCAGGCTTATCTGGCGCCAACTTCGGATGAAGTAGCCGGCAAGCCTTTTCCTTACTCAGTTGCAATTTTGCTCGGCACGCTGGGCAGCATCTACTGGCAACTCATTGCCAGTGGATTGGGAGTTTAG
- a CDS encoding Flp family type IVb pilin: MTLQAIRTSISKFVKDEDGLTIVEYAVAGGLVTVAVAAMFVTLGGEVNTKITALCTAVKGTGC, translated from the coding sequence ATGACTCTGCAAGCAATCAGAACTTCGATAAGCAAGTTCGTCAAAGATGAAGATGGCCTGACCATTGTGGAGTACGCCGTTGCCGGTGGGTTAGTTACGGTAGCTGTTGCCGCAATGTTTGTAACTTTGGGCGGCGAGGTGAACACCAAGATCACAGCGCTGTGCACTGCGGTCAAAGGTACTGGCTGCTAA
- a CDS encoding Flp family type IVb pilin: MIMQTIKASVVKFVKDEDGLTIVEYAVAGGLITVAVAAMFVTLGTNVNTKITALCTAVKGSGC, from the coding sequence ATGATCATGCAAACAATCAAGGCTTCGGTAGTGAAATTCGTCAAAGACGAAGACGGCCTGACCATTGTGGAATACGCGGTGGCCGGTGGGCTGATTACGGTGGCTGTCGCCGCAATGTTTGTGACTTTGGGTACCAACGTGAACACCAAGATCACAGCGCTGTGCACGGCGGTCAAAGGTAGTGGCTGCTGA
- a CDS encoding DNA-binding response regulator — protein sequence MTSILTQRPSLLWFDLTHDRSTKELVTQFEDACDCKLAKNSVLPIREHADMICIHFDRPDTPGLRLLLEIKRTTPTIPITMFTVQHSEELAVWAMRSSVWEYMVLPLSPTERKRYLTAVMQLCELRRNANGQGKTSQIDHSPTLPDSIRLTSGHQKHQALTNVMLYIEQHFRDSIDQRDLAQRCGMTTFRFSRLFKETNGLGFTDYILNKRMNFAKDLLDNSQMPITSIGYEAGFKDPSYFARAFKQFANCTPSEYRLARQLKAAAAAQLVEDEKTTEALESLVQSLSG from the coding sequence ATGACGTCCATTTTGACCCAAAGGCCATCGCTCCTGTGGTTCGATCTGACTCATGATCGGTCCACGAAAGAACTCGTCACGCAGTTCGAGGACGCCTGCGATTGCAAACTGGCAAAAAACTCCGTGCTGCCCATCAGGGAGCACGCAGACATGATCTGCATCCACTTTGATCGCCCCGACACTCCAGGCTTGAGGTTATTGCTGGAGATCAAACGCACCACCCCCACCATTCCGATCACCATGTTTACCGTGCAGCACTCCGAGGAGCTGGCGGTATGGGCCATGCGCTCCAGCGTCTGGGAATACATGGTGCTCCCACTCTCGCCCACCGAGAGGAAGCGTTACCTGACGGCGGTGATGCAGCTCTGCGAGCTGCGACGAAATGCCAACGGCCAGGGCAAGACATCGCAGATCGACCACTCGCCGACCCTGCCGGACAGCATCCGGCTGACCTCAGGACATCAAAAACACCAGGCGCTGACTAATGTCATGCTGTACATCGAACAGCACTTTCGAGACAGCATCGATCAGAGGGATCTGGCGCAGCGCTGCGGCATGACGACATTTCGCTTCAGCCGCCTGTTCAAGGAAACCAATGGGCTTGGCTTCACCGACTACATCCTGAACAAGCGCATGAACTTCGCCAAAGACCTGCTCGACAACAGCCAGATGCCGATTACCAGCATCGGCTATGAGGCCGGCTTCAAGGATCCTTCCTACTTTGCCCGTGCCTTCAAGCAGTTCGCCAACTGTACGCCCAGCGAATACCGCCTGGCACGCCAACTCAAAGCGGCTGCAGCTGCGCAACTGGTAGAGGATGAGAAAACCACTGAAGCGCTCGAAAGCCTGGTGCAAAGCCTCAGCGGTTGA
- a CDS encoding methyl-accepting chemotaxis protein has protein sequence MNSAVQGRFANLGMAKKLGVGFVLVLLLTAVVAGIGVWSLQTISQRFDGLKQMSSLNSGLLKVRLLEQEYALHGNPKTVDALHEGVDGLIALAGQLKAASAANVPVMNDVEQSLGAYRKAFDEFVSLTQAKDLALEMASWSVSSVANNLDVLQSGLADDGAYTLKDSEGKDGAQFLEQASQVSQVSRLMLQAMNEARVRLDQSRKGDDSAGQGKIEQASQALTQAEQLKTTVKDEGYQTVLNEVTGHIASFSDKLAEYTGLLEQEKTVYQQLHQRAAQVVERVDQAYVAQDLAMQAELKKNSLLIIGSSALALLVGLVAAWFITRLIVAPLRRVIQVAQQIASGDLSATIDVTRRDEIGQLMQAMQQMGAGLSHIVSGLQSGIEQLATSAQSLSAVTEQTNLEVSTQKEETEQVATAMNQMTATVHDVARNAEEAALAAQTADGKVESGQLVVRQSMARIEQLADSAASASSSIESLSAEIQNIGTVLSVIKSVAEQTNLLALNAAIEAARAGEQGRGFAVVADEVRALAKRTQQSTEEIERLVSALRTAAQSSVQQIQSSGELVKLAVSDALQTESALGSIAAAVSLIQQMNQQIAAAAEEQSSVAEEINRSVTSIRASADQSSLAMQGNAASSIQLAQLGVELKGMVGHFRL, from the coding sequence ATGAATTCGGCCGTGCAAGGACGTTTTGCCAACCTCGGTATGGCGAAAAAACTGGGTGTCGGGTTTGTCCTGGTGCTGTTGTTGACCGCAGTGGTGGCGGGCATTGGTGTTTGGTCCCTGCAAACCATCAGCCAGCGCTTCGACGGGCTCAAGCAGATGTCATCGCTTAACAGCGGTCTGCTCAAGGTGCGGCTGCTGGAGCAGGAGTACGCCTTGCACGGCAATCCGAAAACCGTCGATGCCCTGCATGAGGGCGTCGATGGCTTGATCGCCCTGGCCGGCCAGCTCAAGGCCGCGTCGGCGGCCAACGTGCCGGTGATGAATGATGTCGAACAGTCTCTGGGTGCCTATCGCAAGGCTTTCGACGAATTCGTCTCGCTCACCCAGGCCAAGGATCTGGCCCTGGAAATGGCCAGTTGGTCGGTGTCCAGCGTGGCCAATAATCTTGATGTATTGCAGTCCGGGCTCGCCGATGACGGCGCCTATACGCTGAAGGATTCCGAAGGCAAGGACGGTGCGCAATTCCTTGAGCAGGCCAGCCAGGTCAGCCAGGTTTCACGCTTGATGCTGCAAGCCATGAATGAAGCCCGCGTGCGCCTGGATCAAAGCCGCAAAGGCGACGACAGCGCCGGGCAGGGCAAGATCGAACAGGCCAGCCAGGCATTGACCCAGGCCGAGCAGCTCAAGACCACGGTCAAGGACGAGGGGTATCAGACCGTCCTCAATGAGGTCACAGGCCATATCGCCAGTTTCAGTGACAAGCTCGCCGAGTACACCGGCCTGCTGGAGCAGGAAAAAACCGTCTATCAACAATTGCATCAGCGCGCAGCCCAAGTGGTCGAGCGGGTGGATCAGGCTTATGTCGCGCAAGACCTGGCGATGCAGGCTGAACTGAAAAAGAACTCGCTGCTTATCATTGGCTCTTCCGCGCTGGCATTACTGGTCGGGCTGGTTGCCGCGTGGTTCATCACCCGGTTGATCGTGGCACCGCTGCGCCGTGTGATTCAGGTGGCGCAGCAGATTGCCTCCGGGGACTTGAGTGCGACCATTGACGTGACACGCCGTGACGAAATCGGCCAGTTGATGCAGGCAATGCAACAAATGGGCGCGGGGCTCAGCCATATAGTCAGCGGCTTGCAGTCGGGTATCGAGCAGTTGGCGACTTCCGCCCAATCGTTGTCGGCGGTGACTGAACAGACCAATCTCGAAGTCAGCACGCAGAAGGAGGAAACCGAACAGGTCGCCACCGCAATGAATCAGATGACGGCCACGGTGCATGATGTCGCGCGCAATGCCGAAGAAGCGGCATTGGCTGCGCAAACGGCTGACGGCAAGGTTGAAAGTGGTCAGCTGGTGGTGCGCCAGAGCATGGCGCGGATCGAGCAACTGGCGGACTCGGCCGCCTCGGCCAGTTCGAGCATCGAAAGCCTGAGTGCGGAAATCCAGAATATCGGCACGGTTTTGAGTGTGATCAAAAGCGTGGCGGAGCAGACCAACCTGCTGGCATTGAACGCGGCGATCGAGGCGGCCCGGGCCGGCGAGCAGGGCAGGGGCTTTGCCGTGGTGGCCGATGAAGTGCGTGCGTTGGCCAAGCGAACCCAGCAATCGACCGAAGAAATTGAACGCCTGGTCAGCGCCTTGCGCACGGCGGCGCAGTCGTCGGTGCAGCAGATCCAGAGCAGTGGCGAGCTGGTGAAGCTGGCAGTCAGCGATGCCTTGCAGACCGAGAGTGCGTTGGGAAGCATTGCGGCGGCGGTGTCGCTGATCCAGCAGATGAACCAGCAGATTGCAGCGGCGGCCGAGGAGCAGAGCTCGGTGGCCGAGGAGATCAACCGCAGTGTCACCAGCATTCGCGCCAGTGCCGATCAGTCATCGCTGGCGATGCAGGGCAATGCCGCGTCCAGTATCCAGTTGGCGCAGCTTGGGGTTGAACTGAAGGGGATGGTGGGGCATTTCAGGCTTTGA
- a CDS encoding PLP-dependent aminotransferase family protein — MELRIDRQALVPVVQQIVDALTCWLHSSGVSPGTRLPSVRQIARVNLLSQVSVVQACERLVTQGMLVSGHGAGYAVADPALATGAKHEPVWFEGADPGIGPCSTELRLGCGGLPESWRETDDLIYAIRQVSRTDTASLFNYSTPLGLPALRQQILKHLRQLDIRAQDNRIMTTAGASQGLDLIVRTLFKAGDCVVVESPGYPVLFDLLRLHGIHMVEVPRTPRGPDVDVLESVLVKHRPQGMIINSFYHNPTGSSLAPVVARRVLQLARTFGVQVIEDDVYADLHSGSGMRLAALDDDVIYVGSFSKTLSSSLRVGFVVADAEVITRMAEVKMISGMGASRFCESVLACLLANGAYRKLVQRQRQRLSSDRLAVLQLLEDAEWEVFGKPAGGLFIWARSRMSDFDQLRTHARRLGVLLSSKTAFNPSGEASDWQRINVAYACDPRARAFFQATARDRPQAF, encoded by the coding sequence ATGGAATTGAGAATCGACCGACAGGCGCTGGTGCCCGTCGTACAGCAAATTGTTGACGCGCTGACCTGCTGGCTTCATTCCAGCGGGGTATCGCCCGGTACGCGCCTGCCTTCGGTGCGACAGATCGCGCGGGTCAATTTGCTCAGTCAGGTAAGCGTCGTTCAGGCCTGTGAACGTCTGGTGACGCAAGGGATGCTGGTGTCAGGTCATGGCGCCGGCTATGCGGTTGCCGACCCGGCATTGGCCACAGGCGCAAAGCACGAGCCTGTCTGGTTCGAGGGGGCTGACCCCGGGATCGGGCCCTGTTCGACTGAGTTGAGGCTGGGCTGTGGCGGGCTGCCTGAAAGCTGGCGCGAGACAGACGATCTGATTTACGCGATTCGGCAAGTCAGTCGTACCGACACGGCCAGCCTGTTCAACTACAGCACGCCGCTAGGTTTGCCGGCCTTGCGACAACAGATCCTCAAGCACCTTCGGCAGCTGGATATCCGGGCGCAGGACAACCGGATCATGACCACGGCGGGTGCCAGTCAGGGGCTCGACCTGATCGTGCGGACACTGTTCAAGGCCGGTGACTGTGTGGTCGTGGAGAGTCCCGGTTATCCGGTGCTGTTCGACCTGCTCAGGCTGCACGGCATCCACATGGTCGAGGTACCGCGAACGCCGCGCGGGCCGGACGTGGACGTGCTCGAATCGGTGCTGGTCAAACACCGGCCTCAAGGGATGATCATCAATAGCTTCTATCACAACCCGACCGGCAGCAGCCTTGCACCGGTGGTGGCGCGCCGCGTGCTGCAGCTGGCGAGGACCTTTGGTGTGCAGGTGATCGAAGACGACGTCTATGCGGATCTGCACAGTGGTTCCGGTATGCGACTGGCTGCGCTGGACGACGACGTGATCTACGTAGGCAGCTTTTCCAAGACACTCAGCAGTTCCTTGCGGGTGGGTTTCGTGGTGGCCGATGCCGAAGTCATTACGCGCATGGCCGAGGTCAAGATGATCAGTGGCATGGGCGCTTCGCGATTTTGCGAATCGGTGCTGGCGTGCCTGTTGGCTAACGGTGCCTACCGCAAACTGGTGCAGCGTCAGCGCCAACGCTTGAGCAGCGACCGGCTGGCGGTGCTGCAATTGCTGGAAGATGCCGAATGGGAAGTGTTCGGCAAGCCGGCGGGAGGCCTGTTCATCTGGGCACGATCACGAATGTCCGACTTCGATCAGCTGCGGACCCACGCCCGGCGTCTGGGTGTACTGCTGTCATCGAAGACAGCCTTCAACCCCTCGGGGGAGGCCAGTGACTGGCAGCGTATCAACGTGGCATATGCCTGCGATCCGCGTGCCCGGGCGTTCTTTCAGGCCACTGCCCGGGATCGACCTCAAGCGTTCTGA
- a CDS encoding SDR family oxidoreductase, producing the protein MSMTFSGQVVVVTGGAAGIGRATAQAFAAEGLKVVVADMDVAGGEGTVALIRTAGGEAAFVRCNVTLESDVKNLMDEVINTYGRLDYAFNNAGIEIEKGKLADGTLDEFDAIMGVNVKGVWLCMKYQLPLLLAQGGGAIVNTASVAGLGAAPKMSIYAASKHAVIGLTKSAAIEYAKKKIRVNAVCPAVIDTDMFRRAYEADPKKGEFANAMHPVGRIGKVEEIASAVLYLCSDGAAFTTGHSLAVDGGVTAF; encoded by the coding sequence ATGAGCATGACGTTTTCCGGCCAGGTGGTCGTGGTGACAGGCGGGGCGGCCGGTATTGGACGCGCGACCGCCCAGGCATTTGCCGCCGAGGGCCTTAAGGTAGTAGTGGCCGATATGGACGTGGCGGGCGGCGAGGGCACGGTGGCGCTGATTCGTACGGCCGGTGGCGAAGCGGCCTTCGTGCGCTGCAACGTTACCCTGGAAAGCGATGTAAAAAATCTGATGGATGAGGTGATCAACACTTACGGTCGCCTCGACTATGCCTTCAACAATGCCGGTATCGAAATCGAGAAAGGCAAGTTGGCCGACGGTACGCTCGACGAGTTCGACGCGATCATGGGCGTCAACGTCAAAGGTGTCTGGCTGTGCATGAAGTACCAGTTGCCGCTGCTGCTGGCGCAAGGGGGTGGTGCGATCGTCAATACGGCATCGGTGGCCGGCCTTGGGGCAGCGCCGAAAATGAGCATTTACGCAGCTTCTAAACACGCAGTGATCGGCCTGACCAAGTCGGCGGCCATTGAGTACGCCAAGAAGAAGATCCGGGTCAACGCGGTGTGCCCGGCGGTGATCGACACGGATATGTTCCGCCGCGCTTATGAAGCCGACCCGAAAAAAGGCGAGTTCGCCAACGCCATGCATCCGGTCGGTCGCATCGGCAAGGTCGAAGAGATCGCCAGCGCGGTGTTGTATCTGTGCAGCGATGGCGCGGCGTTCACGACCGGCCATTCGCTGGCGGTGGATGGTGGTGTTACTGCGTTCTAA
- a CDS encoding NADP-dependent oxidoreductase, with amino-acid sequence MTSQINRQFLLAKRPVGAATRETFTYQEVPVGEPAAGQILVENQYLSLDPAMRGWMNEGKSYIPPVGLGEVMRALGVGKVVASNNPGFAVGDYVNGALGVQDFFLGEPRGFYKVDPKLAPLPRYLSALGMTGMTAYFALLDVGAPKAGDTVVLSGAAGAVGSIAGQIAKIKGCRVVGIAGGADKCKFLIDELGFDGAIDYKSEDVLAGLKRECPKGVDVYFDNVGGDILDAVLSRLNMKARVVICGAISQYNNKEAVKGPANYLSLLVNRARMEGFVVMDYAAQYASAAQEMAGWMAKGQLKSKEDIVEGLETFPETLMKLFSGENFGKLVLKV; translated from the coding sequence ATGACCTCCCAGATCAATCGCCAATTCCTGCTCGCCAAACGTCCGGTTGGCGCGGCGACCCGTGAGACATTCACTTACCAGGAAGTACCGGTCGGCGAGCCGGCGGCGGGCCAGATCCTGGTCGAAAACCAATACCTGTCCCTGGATCCGGCCATGCGCGGCTGGATGAACGAGGGCAAGTCCTACATCCCGCCGGTCGGGCTCGGCGAAGTCATGCGCGCCTTGGGTGTGGGCAAAGTCGTTGCTTCGAACAACCCGGGGTTCGCCGTGGGTGATTACGTCAACGGCGCCCTGGGCGTGCAGGATTTCTTCCTCGGCGAGCCCCGAGGCTTCTACAAGGTCGATCCGAAACTGGCACCGCTGCCACGTTACTTGTCCGCCCTGGGCATGACCGGGATGACGGCGTACTTCGCCCTGCTTGACGTCGGCGCGCCGAAGGCCGGTGACACCGTGGTGCTGTCGGGTGCGGCAGGCGCCGTGGGCAGCATTGCCGGGCAGATCGCCAAGATCAAAGGCTGCCGGGTGGTTGGCATCGCTGGCGGCGCCGACAAGTGCAAGTTCCTGATCGATGAACTGGGTTTCGATGGCGCTATCGACTACAAGAGCGAAGACGTCCTCGCCGGTCTCAAGCGCGAGTGCCCGAAAGGCGTCGACGTGTATTTCGATAACGTGGGTGGCGACATTCTCGACGCGGTGTTGAGCCGCCTGAACATGAAGGCGCGGGTGGTAATTTGCGGCGCCATCAGCCAGTACAACAACAAGGAAGCGGTCAAGGGGCCGGCCAACTACCTGTCGCTGCTGGTGAACCGCGCGCGCATGGAAGGCTTTGTGGTGATGGACTACGCCGCCCAGTACGCCAGCGCCGCCCAGGAAATGGCCGGCTGGATGGCCAAGGGGCAACTCAAGAGCAAGGAAGACATCGTCGAAGGGCTGGAGACTTTCCCGGAGACGCTGATGAAATTGTTCAGCGGCGAGAATTTCGGGAAGTTGGTGTTGAAGGTGTAA
- the pyrF gene encoding orotidine-5'-phosphate decarboxylase → MSACQTPIIVALDFPTRDAALKLADQLDPKLCRVKVGKELFTSCASEIVGTLRDKGFEVFLDLKFHDIPNTTAMAVKAAAEMGVWMVNVHCSGGLRMMAACREVLDQRTGPKPLLIGVTVLTSMEREDLAGIGLDIEPQEQVLRLAALAEKAGMDGLVCSALEAQALKAAHPSLQLVTPGIRPAGSAQDDQRRILTPRQALDAGSDYLVIGRPISQAADPAKALASVVAELA, encoded by the coding sequence ATGTCCGCCTGCCAGACTCCCATCATCGTCGCCCTGGATTTCCCTACCCGTGACGCCGCACTGAAGCTGGCCGATCAGTTGGACCCGAAGCTGTGCCGGGTCAAAGTCGGTAAGGAACTGTTCACCAGCTGCGCCTCGGAAATCGTCGGTACCCTGCGCGACAAGGGTTTCGAAGTGTTCCTGGACCTCAAGTTCCACGACATCCCGAACACCACCGCGATGGCCGTCAAGGCGGCTGCGGAAATGGGTGTGTGGATGGTCAACGTGCATTGCTCCGGCGGCCTGCGCATGATGGCTGCGTGCCGTGAAGTGCTGGATCAGCGCACTGGTCCCAAACCACTGCTGATTGGCGTGACCGTGTTGACCAGCATGGAGCGTGAAGACCTGGCGGGCATCGGCCTGGACATCGAGCCGCAAGAGCAGGTGCTGCGCCTGGCCGCACTGGCGGAAAAAGCCGGGATGGACGGCCTGGTGTGCTCGGCCCTGGAAGCCCAGGCGCTGAAAGCGGCGCATCCGTCGTTGCAACTGGTGACCCCGGGGATTCGTCCGGCGGGCAGCGCCCAGGACGACCAGCGCCGCATCCTGACACCGCGTCAGGCACTGGATGCCGGTTCCGACTATCTGGTGATCGGCCGTCCGATCAGCCAGGCGGCGGATCCAGCCAAGGCACTGGCTTCGGTTGTGGCTGAACTGGCTTAA
- a CDS encoding response regulator codes for MHNTQAPVNDDQKTPGDDKRWSIRALIVDDDVPIRELMIDYLARFNIHASGVTDGAAMRLAMQAEHFDVVVLDLMLPGEDGLSLCRWLRAESDIPILMLTARCEPTDRIIGLELGADDYMAKPFEPRELVARIQTILRRVRDDRSEQRSNIRFDNWRLNSVLRQLIADDGLVVPLSNAEFRLLWVFIERPRRVLSREQLLDAARGRSIEAFDRSIDLLVSRLRQKLGDDPKAPQLIKTVRGEGYLFDARDIG; via the coding sequence ATGCACAACACCCAAGCACCCGTGAACGACGACCAAAAAACGCCCGGTGACGACAAACGCTGGAGCATTCGCGCCCTGATCGTCGACGATGACGTCCCGATCCGCGAATTGATGATCGACTACCTGGCCCGGTTCAACATCCACGCCAGCGGCGTCACCGATGGCGCCGCGATGCGCCTGGCGATGCAGGCAGAGCATTTCGACGTGGTGGTGCTCGACCTGATGCTGCCCGGTGAAGACGGTCTGTCGCTGTGCCGCTGGCTGCGCGCCGAATCGGACATCCCGATCCTGATGCTCACCGCCCGCTGCGAACCCACCGACCGGATCATCGGCCTGGAACTTGGCGCCGACGACTACATGGCCAAGCCGTTCGAACCTCGCGAACTGGTGGCGCGGATCCAGACCATCCTGCGCCGGGTGCGCGATGACCGCAGCGAACAGCGGTCGAACATTCGTTTCGACAATTGGCGCCTGAATAGCGTGCTGCGCCAACTGATCGCGGACGATGGTCTGGTGGTGCCGCTGTCCAACGCCGAATTCCGCCTGCTCTGGGTATTTATCGAACGTCCGCGCCGCGTACTCAGCCGTGAACAACTGCTGGACGCCGCTCGCGGTCGTTCGATCGAAGCCTTTGATCGCAGCATCGACCTACTGGTGTCGCGCCTGCGCCAGAAACTCGGCGACGATCCCAAGGCTCCGCAGTTGATCAAGACCGTCCGCGGCGAGGGTTACCTGTTTGATGCCCGAGACATCGGCTGA